From one Dermacentor silvarum isolate Dsil-2018 chromosome 3, BIME_Dsil_1.4, whole genome shotgun sequence genomic stretch:
- the LOC119446275 gene encoding protein kinase C iota type isoform X3, with product MTDGEGNEIRVKTAYNGEIMVMYIDPSIALEKLCKEMRDICKFNEEQPFTMKWVDEEGDPCTISSQEELNEAIRLYELNKDSELTIHVFPNVPVAPGMPCAGEDKSIYRRGARRWRKLYRVNGHIFQAKRFNRRAFCTFCLDRIWGLGRQGFKCINCKLMVHKKCHKLIKLACSGPLKNDQDQFAESSAPTTPAPSRTNDTNGGDVNGTSLTRAGTPRHKTHQRASSAVETTTDSAGHLGQGIDDQVSGGQVESGGDSCQYGLQDFDLIRVIGRGSYAKVLMVELKKTNRIYAMKIIKKELVTDDEDIDWIQTEKHVFETASNYPFLVGLHSCFQTESRLFFVIEFVRGGDLMFHMQRQRRLPEEHARFYSAEISLALNFLHERGIIYRDLKLDNVLLDHEGHIKLTDYGMCKEGIRPGDTTSTFCGTPNYIAPEILRGEDYDFSVDWWALGVLLYEMLAGHSPFDIMGTSENPDENTEDFLFQAILEKTIRIPRSISVKAQSVLKGFLNKNPVERLGCHPTTGFSDIMSHAFFKSINWEQLEGKQVTPPYKPKLGTERDFEHFDPQFTSEPVQLTPDDTKVISKIDQSEFEGFEYVNPLLMSLEDCV from the exons GGAAATCATGGTCATGTACATCGACCCATCCATCGCTCTCGAAAAGCTCTGCAAAGAGATGCGTGACATCTGCAAATTCAACGAGGAGCAGCCATTCACCATGAAGTGGGTCGACGAAGAAG GCGATCCATGCACCATTTCATCACAGGAAGAACTGAACGAAGCCATCCGTCTGTACGAACTCAACAAGGACTCGGAGCTCACCATACACG TTTTTCCTAATGTCCCCGTGGCCCCTGGTATGCCCTGTGCTGGAGAGGACA AGAGCATCTACAGAAGAGGGGCTCGGCGGTGGCGTAAACTCTATCGTGTCAACGGCCACATCTTCCAGGCGAAGCGTTTTAACCGG CGTGCGTTCTGCACCTTCTGCCTGGACCGCATCTGGGGGCTGGGCAGGCAGGGCTTCAAGTGCATCAACTGCAAACTCATGGTGCACAAGAAGTGTCACAAGCTCATCAAGCTGGCTTGCTCGGGACCTCTT AAAAATGACCAGGACCAGTTTGCTGAGTCGTCTGCCCCCACTACGCCAGCGCCATCGAGGACAAACGACACAAATGGCGGCGATGTCAACGGCACGAGTTTGACCAGAG CTGGAACTCCCAGGCATAAGACACATCAAAGGGCAAGCTCAGCTGTCGAAACAACTACCGActctgctggccaccttggccaaGGCATTGATGACCAAGTTTCGGGAGGG CAGGTGGAATCTGGTGGAGACTCGTGCCAGTACGGTCTGCAGGACTTTGACCTGATCCGTGTGATTGGCCGTGGCTCTTACGCCAAGGTGCTCATGGTGGAACTCAAGAAGACCAACCGGATCTACGCCATGAAAATCATCAAGAAGGAGCTTGTCACTGATGATGAG GATATTGACTGGATCCAGACAGAAAAGCATGTGTTTGAAACAGCCTCCAACTACCCATTCCTTGTGGGCCTGCACTCCTGCTTCCAGACAGAGAGCAG GTTGTTCTTTGTGATCGAGTTTGTGCGGGGAGGTGACCTGATGTTCCACATGCAGCGGCAGCGCCGCCTGCCGGAAGAGCACGCTCGCTTCTATTCGGCCGAAATCTCTCTCGCCCTCAACTTTTTACACGAAAGGG GCATCATTTATCGGGACTTGAAATTGGACAATGTCTTGTTGGACCATGAGGGCCACATCAAGTTGACCGACTATGGCATGTGCAAG GAGGGCATTCGTCCTGGTGACACTACAAGCACCTTTTGTGGGACACCAAATTACATCGCCCCTGAAATCCTCAGAGGGGAAGACTATG ACTTCAGCGTAGACTGGTGGGCGCTGGGCGTGCTCCTGTACGAAATGCTGGCGGGCCACTCTCCTTTCGACATCATGGGCACCAGCGAAAATCCTGATGAGAACACCGAAGATTTCCTCTTCCAGG caatcctcgagaagacGATCCGTATTCCACGCTCTATTTCGGTCAAAGCCCAGTCAGTGCTCAAAGGGTTCTTGAACAAG AACCCTGTTGAGAGGCTAGGCTGTCACCCGACTACGGGCTTCAGTGACATCATGTCGCATGCATTCTTCAAGAGCATCAATTGGGAGCAG CTGGAGGGAAAACAAGTGACTCCGCCATACAAGCCCAAACTTGGCACGGAGCGCGACTTCGAGCACTTTGACCCGCAGTTCACAAGCGAGCCTGTGCAGCTGACTCCTGATGATAC
- the LOC119446275 gene encoding protein kinase C iota type isoform X5, which yields MTDGEGNEIRVKTAYNGEIMVMYIDPSIALEKLCKEMRDICKFNEEQPFTMKWVDEEGDPCTISSQEELNEAIRLYELNKDSELTIHVFPNVPVAPGMPCAGEDKSIYRRGARRWRKLYRVNGHIFQAKRFNRRAFCTFCLDRIWGLGRQGFKCINCKLMVHKKCHKLIKLACSGPLKNDQDQFAESSAPTTPAPSRTNDTNGGDVNGTSLTRAGTPRHKTHQRASSAVETTTDSAGHLGQGIDDQVSGGVESGGDSCQYGLQDFDLIRVIGRGSYAKVLMVELKKTNRIYAMKIIKKELVTDDEDIDWIQTEKHVFETASNYPFLVGLHSCFQTESRLFFVIEFVRGGDLMFHMQRQRRLPEEHARFYSAEISLALNFLHERGIIYRDLKLDNVLLDHEGHIKLTDYGMCKEGIRPGDTTSTFCGTPNYIAPEILRGEDYDFSVDWWALGVLLYEMLAGHSPFDIMGTSENPDENTEDFLFQAILEKTIRIPRSISVKAQSVLKGFLNKNPVERLGCHPTTGFSDIMSHAFFKSINWEQLEGKQVTPPYKPKLGTERDFEHFDPQFTSEPVQLTPDDTKVISKIDQSEFEGFEYVNPLLMSLEDCV from the exons GGAAATCATGGTCATGTACATCGACCCATCCATCGCTCTCGAAAAGCTCTGCAAAGAGATGCGTGACATCTGCAAATTCAACGAGGAGCAGCCATTCACCATGAAGTGGGTCGACGAAGAAG GCGATCCATGCACCATTTCATCACAGGAAGAACTGAACGAAGCCATCCGTCTGTACGAACTCAACAAGGACTCGGAGCTCACCATACACG TTTTTCCTAATGTCCCCGTGGCCCCTGGTATGCCCTGTGCTGGAGAGGACA AGAGCATCTACAGAAGAGGGGCTCGGCGGTGGCGTAAACTCTATCGTGTCAACGGCCACATCTTCCAGGCGAAGCGTTTTAACCGG CGTGCGTTCTGCACCTTCTGCCTGGACCGCATCTGGGGGCTGGGCAGGCAGGGCTTCAAGTGCATCAACTGCAAACTCATGGTGCACAAGAAGTGTCACAAGCTCATCAAGCTGGCTTGCTCGGGACCTCTT AAAAATGACCAGGACCAGTTTGCTGAGTCGTCTGCCCCCACTACGCCAGCGCCATCGAGGACAAACGACACAAATGGCGGCGATGTCAACGGCACGAGTTTGACCAGAG CTGGAACTCCCAGGCATAAGACACATCAAAGGGCAAGCTCAGCTGTCGAAACAACTACCGActctgctggccaccttggccaaGGCATTGATGACCAAGTTTCGGGAGGG GTGGAATCTGGTGGAGACTCGTGCCAGTACGGTCTGCAGGACTTTGACCTGATCCGTGTGATTGGCCGTGGCTCTTACGCCAAGGTGCTCATGGTGGAACTCAAGAAGACCAACCGGATCTACGCCATGAAAATCATCAAGAAGGAGCTTGTCACTGATGATGAG GATATTGACTGGATCCAGACAGAAAAGCATGTGTTTGAAACAGCCTCCAACTACCCATTCCTTGTGGGCCTGCACTCCTGCTTCCAGACAGAGAGCAG GTTGTTCTTTGTGATCGAGTTTGTGCGGGGAGGTGACCTGATGTTCCACATGCAGCGGCAGCGCCGCCTGCCGGAAGAGCACGCTCGCTTCTATTCGGCCGAAATCTCTCTCGCCCTCAACTTTTTACACGAAAGGG GCATCATTTATCGGGACTTGAAATTGGACAATGTCTTGTTGGACCATGAGGGCCACATCAAGTTGACCGACTATGGCATGTGCAAG GAGGGCATTCGTCCTGGTGACACTACAAGCACCTTTTGTGGGACACCAAATTACATCGCCCCTGAAATCCTCAGAGGGGAAGACTATG ACTTCAGCGTAGACTGGTGGGCGCTGGGCGTGCTCCTGTACGAAATGCTGGCGGGCCACTCTCCTTTCGACATCATGGGCACCAGCGAAAATCCTGATGAGAACACCGAAGATTTCCTCTTCCAGG caatcctcgagaagacGATCCGTATTCCACGCTCTATTTCGGTCAAAGCCCAGTCAGTGCTCAAAGGGTTCTTGAACAAG AACCCTGTTGAGAGGCTAGGCTGTCACCCGACTACGGGCTTCAGTGACATCATGTCGCATGCATTCTTCAAGAGCATCAATTGGGAGCAG CTGGAGGGAAAACAAGTGACTCCGCCATACAAGCCCAAACTTGGCACGGAGCGCGACTTCGAGCACTTTGACCCGCAGTTCACAAGCGAGCCTGTGCAGCTGACTCCTGATGATAC
- the LOC119446275 gene encoding protein kinase C iota type isoform X1, with protein sequence MTHAARPCLLCFLLLYIYFFPFSNHIVLSTYPLCVAAVLRDLFCSVCGEQLLHLCLCRQEETGLPRCVLSLGSGDPCTISSQEELNEAIRLYELNKDSELTIHVFPNVPVAPGMPCAGEDKSIYRRGARRWRKLYRVNGHIFQAKRFNRRAFCTFCLDRIWGLGRQGFKCINCKLMVHKKCHKLIKLACSGPLKNDQDQFAESSAPTTPAPSRTNDTNGGDVNGTSLTRAGTPRHKTHQRASSAVETTTDSAGHLGQGIDDQVSGGQVESGGDSCQYGLQDFDLIRVIGRGSYAKVLMVELKKTNRIYAMKIIKKELVTDDEDIDWIQTEKHVFETASNYPFLVGLHSCFQTESRLFFVIEFVRGGDLMFHMQRQRRLPEEHARFYSAEISLALNFLHERGIIYRDLKLDNVLLDHEGHIKLTDYGMCKEGIRPGDTTSTFCGTPNYIAPEILRGEDYDFSVDWWALGVLLYEMLAGHSPFDIMGTSENPDENTEDFLFQAILEKTIRIPRSISVKAQSVLKGFLNKNPVERLGCHPTTGFSDIMSHAFFKSINWEQLEGKQVTPPYKPKLGTERDFEHFDPQFTSEPVQLTPDDTKVISKIDQSEFEGFEYVNPLLMSLEDCV encoded by the exons ATGACACACGCTGCACGACCCTGCCtgctttgttttcttcttctttatatatatttttttccattCTCAAACCACATTGTTCTTTCTACTTATCCTCTTTGCGTTGCGGCGGTGTTGCGTGACCTATTTTGTTCTGTCTGTGGCgagcagctgctgcatctgtgtTTGTGTCGTCAGGAGGAGACGGGCCTGCCCCGCTGCGTGCTTTCGCTCGGCTCTG GCGATCCATGCACCATTTCATCACAGGAAGAACTGAACGAAGCCATCCGTCTGTACGAACTCAACAAGGACTCGGAGCTCACCATACACG TTTTTCCTAATGTCCCCGTGGCCCCTGGTATGCCCTGTGCTGGAGAGGACA AGAGCATCTACAGAAGAGGGGCTCGGCGGTGGCGTAAACTCTATCGTGTCAACGGCCACATCTTCCAGGCGAAGCGTTTTAACCGG CGTGCGTTCTGCACCTTCTGCCTGGACCGCATCTGGGGGCTGGGCAGGCAGGGCTTCAAGTGCATCAACTGCAAACTCATGGTGCACAAGAAGTGTCACAAGCTCATCAAGCTGGCTTGCTCGGGACCTCTT AAAAATGACCAGGACCAGTTTGCTGAGTCGTCTGCCCCCACTACGCCAGCGCCATCGAGGACAAACGACACAAATGGCGGCGATGTCAACGGCACGAGTTTGACCAGAG CTGGAACTCCCAGGCATAAGACACATCAAAGGGCAAGCTCAGCTGTCGAAACAACTACCGActctgctggccaccttggccaaGGCATTGATGACCAAGTTTCGGGAGGG CAGGTGGAATCTGGTGGAGACTCGTGCCAGTACGGTCTGCAGGACTTTGACCTGATCCGTGTGATTGGCCGTGGCTCTTACGCCAAGGTGCTCATGGTGGAACTCAAGAAGACCAACCGGATCTACGCCATGAAAATCATCAAGAAGGAGCTTGTCACTGATGATGAG GATATTGACTGGATCCAGACAGAAAAGCATGTGTTTGAAACAGCCTCCAACTACCCATTCCTTGTGGGCCTGCACTCCTGCTTCCAGACAGAGAGCAG GTTGTTCTTTGTGATCGAGTTTGTGCGGGGAGGTGACCTGATGTTCCACATGCAGCGGCAGCGCCGCCTGCCGGAAGAGCACGCTCGCTTCTATTCGGCCGAAATCTCTCTCGCCCTCAACTTTTTACACGAAAGGG GCATCATTTATCGGGACTTGAAATTGGACAATGTCTTGTTGGACCATGAGGGCCACATCAAGTTGACCGACTATGGCATGTGCAAG GAGGGCATTCGTCCTGGTGACACTACAAGCACCTTTTGTGGGACACCAAATTACATCGCCCCTGAAATCCTCAGAGGGGAAGACTATG ACTTCAGCGTAGACTGGTGGGCGCTGGGCGTGCTCCTGTACGAAATGCTGGCGGGCCACTCTCCTTTCGACATCATGGGCACCAGCGAAAATCCTGATGAGAACACCGAAGATTTCCTCTTCCAGG caatcctcgagaagacGATCCGTATTCCACGCTCTATTTCGGTCAAAGCCCAGTCAGTGCTCAAAGGGTTCTTGAACAAG AACCCTGTTGAGAGGCTAGGCTGTCACCCGACTACGGGCTTCAGTGACATCATGTCGCATGCATTCTTCAAGAGCATCAATTGGGAGCAG CTGGAGGGAAAACAAGTGACTCCGCCATACAAGCCCAAACTTGGCACGGAGCGCGACTTCGAGCACTTTGACCCGCAGTTCACAAGCGAGCCTGTGCAGCTGACTCCTGATGATAC
- the LOC119446275 gene encoding protein kinase C iota type isoform X2, translated as MTHAARPCLLCFLLLYIYFFPFSNHIVLSTYPLCVAAVLRDLFCSVCGEQLLHLCLCRQEETGLPRCVLSLGSGDPCTISSQEELNEAIRLYELNKDSELTIHVFPNVPVAPGMPCAGEDKSIYRRGARRWRKLYRVNGHIFQAKRFNRRAFCTFCLDRIWGLGRQGFKCINCKLMVHKKCHKLIKLACSGPLKNDQDQFAESSAPTTPAPSRTNDTNGGDVNGTSLTRAGTPRHKTHQRASSAVETTTDSAGHLGQGIDDQVSGGVESGGDSCQYGLQDFDLIRVIGRGSYAKVLMVELKKTNRIYAMKIIKKELVTDDEDIDWIQTEKHVFETASNYPFLVGLHSCFQTESRLFFVIEFVRGGDLMFHMQRQRRLPEEHARFYSAEISLALNFLHERGIIYRDLKLDNVLLDHEGHIKLTDYGMCKEGIRPGDTTSTFCGTPNYIAPEILRGEDYDFSVDWWALGVLLYEMLAGHSPFDIMGTSENPDENTEDFLFQAILEKTIRIPRSISVKAQSVLKGFLNKNPVERLGCHPTTGFSDIMSHAFFKSINWEQLEGKQVTPPYKPKLGTERDFEHFDPQFTSEPVQLTPDDTKVISKIDQSEFEGFEYVNPLLMSLEDCV; from the exons ATGACACACGCTGCACGACCCTGCCtgctttgttttcttcttctttatatatatttttttccattCTCAAACCACATTGTTCTTTCTACTTATCCTCTTTGCGTTGCGGCGGTGTTGCGTGACCTATTTTGTTCTGTCTGTGGCgagcagctgctgcatctgtgtTTGTGTCGTCAGGAGGAGACGGGCCTGCCCCGCTGCGTGCTTTCGCTCGGCTCTG GCGATCCATGCACCATTTCATCACAGGAAGAACTGAACGAAGCCATCCGTCTGTACGAACTCAACAAGGACTCGGAGCTCACCATACACG TTTTTCCTAATGTCCCCGTGGCCCCTGGTATGCCCTGTGCTGGAGAGGACA AGAGCATCTACAGAAGAGGGGCTCGGCGGTGGCGTAAACTCTATCGTGTCAACGGCCACATCTTCCAGGCGAAGCGTTTTAACCGG CGTGCGTTCTGCACCTTCTGCCTGGACCGCATCTGGGGGCTGGGCAGGCAGGGCTTCAAGTGCATCAACTGCAAACTCATGGTGCACAAGAAGTGTCACAAGCTCATCAAGCTGGCTTGCTCGGGACCTCTT AAAAATGACCAGGACCAGTTTGCTGAGTCGTCTGCCCCCACTACGCCAGCGCCATCGAGGACAAACGACACAAATGGCGGCGATGTCAACGGCACGAGTTTGACCAGAG CTGGAACTCCCAGGCATAAGACACATCAAAGGGCAAGCTCAGCTGTCGAAACAACTACCGActctgctggccaccttggccaaGGCATTGATGACCAAGTTTCGGGAGGG GTGGAATCTGGTGGAGACTCGTGCCAGTACGGTCTGCAGGACTTTGACCTGATCCGTGTGATTGGCCGTGGCTCTTACGCCAAGGTGCTCATGGTGGAACTCAAGAAGACCAACCGGATCTACGCCATGAAAATCATCAAGAAGGAGCTTGTCACTGATGATGAG GATATTGACTGGATCCAGACAGAAAAGCATGTGTTTGAAACAGCCTCCAACTACCCATTCCTTGTGGGCCTGCACTCCTGCTTCCAGACAGAGAGCAG GTTGTTCTTTGTGATCGAGTTTGTGCGGGGAGGTGACCTGATGTTCCACATGCAGCGGCAGCGCCGCCTGCCGGAAGAGCACGCTCGCTTCTATTCGGCCGAAATCTCTCTCGCCCTCAACTTTTTACACGAAAGGG GCATCATTTATCGGGACTTGAAATTGGACAATGTCTTGTTGGACCATGAGGGCCACATCAAGTTGACCGACTATGGCATGTGCAAG GAGGGCATTCGTCCTGGTGACACTACAAGCACCTTTTGTGGGACACCAAATTACATCGCCCCTGAAATCCTCAGAGGGGAAGACTATG ACTTCAGCGTAGACTGGTGGGCGCTGGGCGTGCTCCTGTACGAAATGCTGGCGGGCCACTCTCCTTTCGACATCATGGGCACCAGCGAAAATCCTGATGAGAACACCGAAGATTTCCTCTTCCAGG caatcctcgagaagacGATCCGTATTCCACGCTCTATTTCGGTCAAAGCCCAGTCAGTGCTCAAAGGGTTCTTGAACAAG AACCCTGTTGAGAGGCTAGGCTGTCACCCGACTACGGGCTTCAGTGACATCATGTCGCATGCATTCTTCAAGAGCATCAATTGGGAGCAG CTGGAGGGAAAACAAGTGACTCCGCCATACAAGCCCAAACTTGGCACGGAGCGCGACTTCGAGCACTTTGACCCGCAGTTCACAAGCGAGCCTGTGCAGCTGACTCCTGATGATAC
- the LOC119446275 gene encoding atypical protein kinase C isoform X4: MPSVAAFLAALGLGASRGLVEVHFIFREPHFSDPCTISSQEELNEAIRLYELNKDSELTIHVFPNVPVAPGMPCAGEDKSIYRRGARRWRKLYRVNGHIFQAKRFNRRAFCTFCLDRIWGLGRQGFKCINCKLMVHKKCHKLIKLACSGPLKNDQDQFAESSAPTTPAPSRTNDTNGGDVNGTSLTRAGTPRHKTHQRASSAVETTTDSAGHLGQGIDDQVSGGQVESGGDSCQYGLQDFDLIRVIGRGSYAKVLMVELKKTNRIYAMKIIKKELVTDDEDIDWIQTEKHVFETASNYPFLVGLHSCFQTESRLFFVIEFVRGGDLMFHMQRQRRLPEEHARFYSAEISLALNFLHERGIIYRDLKLDNVLLDHEGHIKLTDYGMCKEGIRPGDTTSTFCGTPNYIAPEILRGEDYDFSVDWWALGVLLYEMLAGHSPFDIMGTSENPDENTEDFLFQAILEKTIRIPRSISVKAQSVLKGFLNKNPVERLGCHPTTGFSDIMSHAFFKSINWEQLEGKQVTPPYKPKLGTERDFEHFDPQFTSEPVQLTPDDTKVISKIDQSEFEGFEYVNPLLMSLEDCV; encoded by the exons ATGCCTAGCGTTGCAGCTTTCCTGGCTGCGTTAGGCCTGGGTGCATCGCGGGGCTTGGTTGAAGTGCACTTCATTTTCCGAGAGCCTCATTTCA GCGATCCATGCACCATTTCATCACAGGAAGAACTGAACGAAGCCATCCGTCTGTACGAACTCAACAAGGACTCGGAGCTCACCATACACG TTTTTCCTAATGTCCCCGTGGCCCCTGGTATGCCCTGTGCTGGAGAGGACA AGAGCATCTACAGAAGAGGGGCTCGGCGGTGGCGTAAACTCTATCGTGTCAACGGCCACATCTTCCAGGCGAAGCGTTTTAACCGG CGTGCGTTCTGCACCTTCTGCCTGGACCGCATCTGGGGGCTGGGCAGGCAGGGCTTCAAGTGCATCAACTGCAAACTCATGGTGCACAAGAAGTGTCACAAGCTCATCAAGCTGGCTTGCTCGGGACCTCTT AAAAATGACCAGGACCAGTTTGCTGAGTCGTCTGCCCCCACTACGCCAGCGCCATCGAGGACAAACGACACAAATGGCGGCGATGTCAACGGCACGAGTTTGACCAGAG CTGGAACTCCCAGGCATAAGACACATCAAAGGGCAAGCTCAGCTGTCGAAACAACTACCGActctgctggccaccttggccaaGGCATTGATGACCAAGTTTCGGGAGGG CAGGTGGAATCTGGTGGAGACTCGTGCCAGTACGGTCTGCAGGACTTTGACCTGATCCGTGTGATTGGCCGTGGCTCTTACGCCAAGGTGCTCATGGTGGAACTCAAGAAGACCAACCGGATCTACGCCATGAAAATCATCAAGAAGGAGCTTGTCACTGATGATGAG GATATTGACTGGATCCAGACAGAAAAGCATGTGTTTGAAACAGCCTCCAACTACCCATTCCTTGTGGGCCTGCACTCCTGCTTCCAGACAGAGAGCAG GTTGTTCTTTGTGATCGAGTTTGTGCGGGGAGGTGACCTGATGTTCCACATGCAGCGGCAGCGCCGCCTGCCGGAAGAGCACGCTCGCTTCTATTCGGCCGAAATCTCTCTCGCCCTCAACTTTTTACACGAAAGGG GCATCATTTATCGGGACTTGAAATTGGACAATGTCTTGTTGGACCATGAGGGCCACATCAAGTTGACCGACTATGGCATGTGCAAG GAGGGCATTCGTCCTGGTGACACTACAAGCACCTTTTGTGGGACACCAAATTACATCGCCCCTGAAATCCTCAGAGGGGAAGACTATG ACTTCAGCGTAGACTGGTGGGCGCTGGGCGTGCTCCTGTACGAAATGCTGGCGGGCCACTCTCCTTTCGACATCATGGGCACCAGCGAAAATCCTGATGAGAACACCGAAGATTTCCTCTTCCAGG caatcctcgagaagacGATCCGTATTCCACGCTCTATTTCGGTCAAAGCCCAGTCAGTGCTCAAAGGGTTCTTGAACAAG AACCCTGTTGAGAGGCTAGGCTGTCACCCGACTACGGGCTTCAGTGACATCATGTCGCATGCATTCTTCAAGAGCATCAATTGGGAGCAG CTGGAGGGAAAACAAGTGACTCCGCCATACAAGCCCAAACTTGGCACGGAGCGCGACTTCGAGCACTTTGACCCGCAGTTCACAAGCGAGCCTGTGCAGCTGACTCCTGATGATAC